One genomic segment of Pseudomonas chlororaphis subsp. aurantiaca includes these proteins:
- a CDS encoding O-succinylhomoserine sulfhydrylase: MSQDWDAGRLDSDLDGVAFDTLAVRAGQHRTPEGEHGDPMFFTSSYVFRTAADAAARFAGEVPGNVYSRYTNPTVRAFEERIAALEGAEQAVATATGMAAILSVVMSLCSAGDHVLVSRSVFGSTISLFEKYFKRFGIEVDYVPLADLSGWDAAIKANTKLLFVESPSNPLAELVDIAALSEVAHAKGAMLVVDNCFCTPALQQPLKLGADVVVHSATKFIDGQGRCMGGVVAGRSEQMKEVVGFLRTAGPTLSPFNAWIFLKGLETLNLRMRAHCANAQALAEWLEQQDGIEKVHYAGLPSHPQYELAKRQQRGFGAVVSFEVKGGKEGAWRFIDATRLISITANLGDSKTTITHPSTTSHGRLAPQEREAAGIRDSLIRIAVGLEDVVDLQADLARGLAAL, translated from the coding sequence ATGAGTCAGGATTGGGATGCCGGTCGGCTGGACAGCGACCTTGATGGCGTAGCTTTCGATACCCTGGCCGTGCGCGCCGGCCAACACCGTACCCCGGAAGGGGAGCACGGTGATCCGATGTTCTTCACCTCCAGTTACGTGTTCCGTACGGCCGCCGATGCGGCTGCGCGGTTCGCCGGCGAGGTGCCGGGCAATGTCTATTCCCGCTACACCAACCCGACCGTGCGGGCATTCGAAGAGCGCATTGCCGCCCTGGAAGGCGCCGAGCAGGCGGTGGCCACGGCCACGGGCATGGCGGCGATTCTTTCGGTGGTCATGAGTCTGTGCAGCGCGGGTGACCATGTATTGGTTTCGCGCAGTGTGTTCGGCTCGACCATCAGTCTGTTCGAAAAGTATTTCAAGCGCTTCGGTATCGAGGTCGATTACGTACCCCTGGCGGACCTGTCCGGCTGGGATGCGGCAATCAAGGCCAATACCAAGTTGCTGTTCGTTGAGTCGCCGTCCAACCCGCTCGCCGAGCTGGTGGATATCGCTGCGCTGTCCGAAGTGGCTCACGCCAAGGGCGCGATGCTGGTGGTCGACAACTGTTTCTGCACGCCGGCGCTGCAACAGCCGCTGAAGCTGGGCGCGGACGTGGTGGTGCACTCGGCAACCAAGTTCATCGACGGCCAGGGTCGTTGCATGGGCGGTGTGGTGGCTGGTCGCAGCGAACAAATGAAAGAAGTGGTGGGTTTCCTGCGTACCGCGGGGCCGACCCTGAGTCCGTTCAACGCCTGGATTTTCCTCAAGGGCCTCGAGACCCTCAACCTGCGTATGCGCGCCCATTGTGCCAATGCCCAGGCCCTGGCCGAATGGCTGGAGCAGCAGGACGGCATCGAGAAGGTGCATTACGCCGGTCTGCCAAGCCATCCGCAATACGAGTTGGCCAAGCGTCAGCAGCGTGGTTTCGGTGCGGTGGTGAGCTTCGAGGTCAAGGGTGGCAAGGAAGGGGCCTGGCGTTTTATCGACGCCACTCGCCTGATCTCCATTACCGCCAACCTGGGCGATAGCAAAACCACCATCACTCACCCGAGCACCACCTCTCACGGCCGTCTGGCGCCGCAAGAGCGTGAAGCGGCGGGCATTCGTGACAGCCTGATTCGTATCGCTGTCGGCCTTGAGGATGTGGTAGACCTGCAAGCCGATCTGGCGCGCGGCTTGGCAGCCTTGTGA
- a CDS encoding SDR family oxidoreductase, with amino-acid sequence MSEQQSIANGRVALVTGAARGIGLGIAAWLISEGWQVVLTDLDRVRGSQVAKVLGDSAWFIGMDVADEAQVALGVAEVLGQFGRLDALVCNAAVADPRNITLESLDLAYWNRVLAVNLSGPMLLAKHCAPYLRAHGGAIVNLASTRARQSEPDTEAYAASKGGLLALTHALAMSLGPEIRVNAVSPGWIDARDPAARRAEPLSDADHAQHPAGRVGTVEDVAAMVAWLLSKNSGFVTGQEFVVDGGMSKKMIYRD; translated from the coding sequence TTGTCCGAGCAGCAGAGTATTGCCAACGGCCGCGTTGCGCTGGTGACCGGCGCGGCACGCGGTATCGGCCTGGGCATTGCCGCCTGGCTGATCAGCGAAGGCTGGCAGGTGGTGTTGACTGATCTGGACCGCGTACGCGGCTCCCAGGTGGCCAAGGTCCTGGGTGACAGTGCCTGGTTCATCGGCATGGATGTGGCGGATGAGGCGCAGGTCGCCCTGGGTGTCGCCGAAGTGCTGGGGCAGTTCGGGCGCCTCGATGCACTGGTGTGCAATGCGGCGGTCGCCGATCCACGCAATATCACCCTGGAAAGCCTCGACCTGGCTTACTGGAATCGCGTGCTGGCGGTGAACCTCAGCGGTCCGATGCTCCTGGCCAAGCACTGTGCGCCGTATCTGCGTGCCCACGGTGGAGCCATCGTCAACCTGGCGTCTACCCGTGCCCGGCAATCGGAACCCGACACTGAAGCCTATGCGGCGAGCAAGGGCGGCCTGCTGGCCTTGACCCATGCATTGGCCATGAGTCTGGGGCCTGAGATTCGGGTCAATGCGGTCAGCCCTGGCTGGATCGATGCCCGGGATCCGGCGGCGCGTCGGGCCGAACCTTTGAGCGATGCCGATCATGCCCAGCATCCGGCAGGCAGGGTAGGCACGGTCGAAGATGTGGCGGCGATGGTGGCTTGGCTGTTGTCGAAGAACTCCGGTTTTGTCACTGGCCAGGAGTTTGTGGTCGACGGCGGCATGAGCAAGAAAATGATTTATCGCGATTGA